A section of the Cydia splendana chromosome 1, ilCydSple1.2, whole genome shotgun sequence genome encodes:
- the LOC134796269 gene encoding neuronal synaptobrevin-like isoform X1, with amino-acid sequence MATEGGLAPAGDGEMPVGGPKTPQQIAAQRRLQQTQAQVDEVVDIMKTNVEKVLERDSKLSELDDRADALQHGASQFEQQAGKLKSKFWLQNLKMMIIAAVIGIVILALIIGKYPANPDSTAHHCIRLILIFQHFQPTVCEQLWSSFI; translated from the exons GGCGACCGAGGGCGGACTGGCGCCTGCCGGCGACGGCGAAATGCCCGTGGGCGGGCCCAAGACGCCCCAGCAGATCGCCGCGCAACGTCGCCTCCAGCAGACACAGGCGCAAGTTGACGAG GTGGTGGACATCATGAAAACAAACGTCGAAAAGGTGCTGGAGCGCGATTCTAAGCTCTCAGAGCTTGATGATAGAGCAG ACGCACTCCAGCATGGCGCATCACAGTTTGAGCAACAGGCCGGGAAGCTGAAAAGCAAATTCTGGTTGCAGAATTTAaag ATGATGATAATCGCAGCTGTGATCGGAATCGTCATCTTGGCTCTGATTATAGGTAAGTACCCTGCCAACCCCGACTCTACGGCACATCACTGTATTAGACTAATCTTAATTTTTCAACATTTTCAGCCAACTGTGTGTGAACAACTTTGGAGCAGTTTCATTTAG
- the LOC134796269 gene encoding neuronal synaptobrevin-like isoform X3, which yields MATEGGLAPAGDGEMPVGGPKTPQQIAAQRRLQQTQAQVDEVVDIMKTNVEKVLERDSKLSELDDRADALQHGASQFEQQAGKLKSKFWLQNLKMMIIAAVIGIVILALIIGL from the exons GGCGACCGAGGGCGGACTGGCGCCTGCCGGCGACGGCGAAATGCCCGTGGGCGGGCCCAAGACGCCCCAGCAGATCGCCGCGCAACGTCGCCTCCAGCAGACACAGGCGCAAGTTGACGAG GTGGTGGACATCATGAAAACAAACGTCGAAAAGGTGCTGGAGCGCGATTCTAAGCTCTCAGAGCTTGATGATAGAGCAG ACGCACTCCAGCATGGCGCATCACAGTTTGAGCAACAGGCCGGGAAGCTGAAAAGCAAATTCTGGTTGCAGAATTTAaag ATGATGATAATCGCAGCTGTGATCGGAATCGTCATCTTGGCTCTGATTATAG GTCTGTAA
- the LOC134796269 gene encoding neuronal synaptobrevin-like isoform X2 has translation MATEGGLAPAGDGEMPVGGPKTPQQIAAQRRLQQTQAQVDEVVDIMKTNVEKVLERDSKLSELDDRADALQHGASQFEQQAGKLKSKFWLQNLKMMIIAAVIGIVILALIIANCV, from the exons GGCGACCGAGGGCGGACTGGCGCCTGCCGGCGACGGCGAAATGCCCGTGGGCGGGCCCAAGACGCCCCAGCAGATCGCCGCGCAACGTCGCCTCCAGCAGACACAGGCGCAAGTTGACGAG GTGGTGGACATCATGAAAACAAACGTCGAAAAGGTGCTGGAGCGCGATTCTAAGCTCTCAGAGCTTGATGATAGAGCAG ACGCACTCCAGCATGGCGCATCACAGTTTGAGCAACAGGCCGGGAAGCTGAAAAGCAAATTCTGGTTGCAGAATTTAaag ATGATGATAATCGCAGCTGTGATCGGAATCGTCATCTTGGCTCTGATTATAG CCAACTGTGTGTGA
- the LOC134795582 gene encoding uncharacterized protein LOC134795582, with protein sequence METRMLHKLNDQHVIPEKIKKMKVKNCVKVFSYTLSSALSYTANFSHYADGRPVSETLRNTAETVLFFDKLFDSINGSATYSQKKGKELRCAVTEKSKHHEFWPESIEKLEKIKYVDSKGNPKSVPSLKNFIATVKTFMKLWQFFKSKNMTIMRPRFFNSDPIENFFGQVRAYNYRNNDPNCHSFKNTFKSLLITRMIKFHGDANNCEDDSADQIINLKSLFEDSETARVEPGHPKVGDVEDTVEEAQREQLNVLHSRAYTAGWVVTKTMQKYNNQCDSCRKSLTTKEGAIHKWIHQREYDAATKRLTYPSRGAVRCFGTIIKETNGFLEHRAHELNLTAKIMEKILFNNPFSFFKCTTHREILSYFISVTVKFSITNWCNNINKILKGTDIVRIKNRTLPAMQQKAFLKYKKRLRNKSFNK encoded by the exons ATGGAAACAAGAATGCTGCATAAGTTAAATGACCAGCATGTGATacctgaaaaaattaaaaagatgaAG GTCAAGAACTGTGTAAAAGTATTTAGTTACACACTGTCTTCGGCTCTATCTTACACAGCCAACTtct CTCACTATGCGGACGGCAGACCTGTGAGTGAAACATTAAGAAACACTGCTGAAACAGTTTTGTTCTTTGATAAATTGTTTGATAGCATCAACGGATCAGCAACCTATTCACAAAAGAAAGGAAAAGAGCTACGCTGTGCAGTGACAGAAAAATCTAAGCACCATGAATTTTGGCCGGAGAGCATCGAGaaactggaaaaaattaaatatgtagattCCAAGGGAAATCCGAAATCCGTGCCTTccttaaaaaactttattgccACGGTAAAAACATTCATGAAGCTGTGGCAGTtttttaagagcaaaaatatgacaataatgCGCCCAAGGTTCTTCAATTCAGATCCAATTGAAAACTTCTTTGGCCAAGTCAGGGCCTATAATTATAGGAACAACGACCCCAACTGCCACAGTTTCAAGAACACCTTTAAATCATTATTGATTACTAGAATGATAAAGTTTCATGGTGACGCTAATAATTGTGAGGATGACTCGGCAgaccaaataattaatttaaaatcattatttgaagatAGTGAAACTGCTAGGGTCGAGCCGGGTCATCCCAAAGTAGGAGATGTAGAAGATACTGTAGAAGAGGCCCAACGGGAGCAACTAAATGTTCTCCATTCGCGAGCGTACACTGCTGGATGGGTggtaacaaaaacaatgcagaaatataataatcaatgtGACAGTTGCAGAAAAAGCCTTACTACTAAAGAAGGCGCAATCCACAAATGGATTCATCAAAGAGAGTATGATGCCGCCACGAAACGCCTTACTTACCCATCCAGAGGTGCTGTTCGGTGTTTCGGTACAATTATTAAAGAAACAAACGGATTCTTGGAACACCGAGCCCATGAATTAAATCTGACGgccaaaattatggaaaaaattTTGTTCAACAATCCATTTAGTTTCTTTAAATGTACCACACACCGTGaaattttgtcatattttatttccgTGACAGTAAAGTTCTCGATTACAAATtggtgcaataacattaataaaatattaaaaggaaCGGATATTGTGCGGATAAAAAACCGCACTTTGCCTGCGATGCAGCAGAAagcttttttaaaatataagaaaagacTGAGGAATAAatcgtttaataaataa
- the LOC134796725 gene encoding uncharacterized protein LOC134796725 — protein MDPLKEHAYVRKSHDDHTYCQQVPQKASPAIPSTSGVKSTAVGHTPKQTMAVSIATEPVPTTSDIEKETMPELCSSFITELVVAEKVTACISPSVQSHNEAVFVTTAEAAIKQSNAEEQQILPEANIPECVAVEEVTSTNLPREQSQVQS, from the exons ATGGATCCGCTGAAAGAACATGCATATGTTCGTAAATCACATGACGACCACACATACTGTCAACAAGTGCCTCAAAAag cGTCTCCTGCCATTCCATCCACATCGGGGGTTAAATCAACCGCAGTGGGCCATACACCAAAACAGACTATGG CCGTTTCTATAGCCACAGAACCTGTCCCGACAACTTCAGACATTGAAAAGGAGACCATGCCCGAACTATGCAGCAGCTTTATTACAGAACTTGTTGTAGCTGAGAAGGTTACAGCTTGTATTTCACCTAGTGTACAGTCACACAATGAAG CAGTCTTTGTAACAACTGCTGAAGCTGCAATCAAACAATCAAATGCTGAAGAGCAGCAGATTTTGCCAGAAGCAAATATTCCAGAATGTGTTGCGGTTGAGGAGGTTACCTCTACCAATTTACCAAGGGAACAGTCTCAAGTTCAAAGTTAG